AAATCGCCGACAAACATAACCTCTACCTGTTAGAGGACGCTGCTGAAGCACTCGGTGCAGAATACCGTGGGCAGAAACTGGGGACATTTGGTGATATAGGAGTTCTGAGCTTCTGCCAAAACAAGATTGTCGCGACCGGCGAAGGAGGTGCGGTGATTACTGATGACGATGATATCGCTCAACGTATCCGTCTATACCGGTCTCATGGTCGTGTCTCCGAGAACTACTTTGAGAGTGCATCATCAGGTCAGTATGCCGATGTAGGAACGAATATTCGAATGGGTGATTTGCCTGCGGCAATTGGATGTTCACAACTGGATCGCCTTCCTGACCTGATCACTGGCCGTCAACGGGTTGCATCTCAGTACACTGAGAAATTCGAAAATCTTGAGGGGGTGCATCCCCACACACCAATGAGAGAAGCAACACATGTTCATCAACTATATACAATTGAACTTGGAAATACAGTCAATAGATCAAACGTAATAGAGACCCTCGCTGACCGTAATATTTCCTCTAAGGTTTATTGGGATCCTGCCGTTCATGGGACTTCGTATTACAAAGAATCGAAAGAGACGATCCCCAACCTACCAGTCACCGAAGAAACATCTCAACAGGTACTCAGCTTACCAATGCATCCAAATTTATCATCTTGTGAAATTACCAGAGTCGTTAATGCAGTTAAGGACGCAATCCAGTAGCTTGTAGAACGATACTCCGAAAACTGTTTTACTCCTTTAGTATAGCTAGATATCAATGACCTCTCTCACTGGAAAGCGGGTTCTTGTTACTGGCGGGTGTGGATCCATCGGATCTCATCTTGTGCATGAAGTACTCTCTGAGGATCCCGAAATAATCCGGGTACTTGACACAGACGAAGAGGGACTATTCAAACTTCAGAAATCTCTTGGAGATGATGCCCCAGTACGATACCTACTAGGGGATATCCGTGATAAAAATCGGCTGGAGTTAGCGATGGAAAATATTGATGTAGTCTTTCATGCTGCCGCATTGAAACACGTCACATTAAATGAGTATAACCCCTTCGAGACGGTACAGACGAACGTTGAGGGTACCCAGAACGTTATTCAGGTTGCTCTTGATGAAGAGGTTGAATCGTTTGTCGCCGTAAGTACCGATAAAGCATCAAACCCGACATCGGTTATGGGAGCTACAAAGTTATTGTCGGAACGGCTCGTTATCGCTGCAAACACCTATAAAGGTGATCGCGAAACCCGATTCGGGTGTGTTCGATTCGGAAATGTGCTAGCTTCCAGTGGGTCAGTAGTCCCACTGTTTATGGAACAGATACGATCTGGCGGTCCGGTAACAGTGACTGATCCAGAGATGACGCGGTTCATTATGCCGATCAGCGAAGCAGCGGAACTGGTTCTTGATGCTCATGAGCGGATGACGAGCGGGGAGGTATTTGTTTTGAAGATGCCAGCACTCCAGATTGGAACACTCGCTGAAACAATGGTTGAGGAGTACGCGCCTACATACGGTCATAGCGTCTCAAGTATTGAAATTGACATAATCGGTGCCCGGCCGGGCGAACGTGTCCATGAGAAGCTAATCTCTGCCGACGAGTGTTCGGCAGCTCGAGAACTGGAGGACATGTTCGTACTCCTTCCTCAGATAGACGCACCTGGATACGAGGCTGTTAATTACACCAACGCTGAGCATGTAAATGGAGAATATACCTCGGTGGACGCACATTTACTCTCTGAGAACGAAATTATCGAACTTATTGGATCGATAGATGGGCTCCCTAAATAGCGATTCAGATGACTTGTGAAACACTCGCCATAATTCCTGCTCGCGGTGGATCGAAACGAGTCCCACGTAAAAACGTTCGTGAAGTGGCAGGAAAGCCACTCATTGCCCACACGATAGAACATGCTACGTCCGCAAATCGAATTGACCGTACTATTGTTTCGACTGATGACAAGGAGATAGCGGAAGTGGCCAAGGAGTACGGTGCTGACGTTCCGTTCATGCGACCTGAAAAGCTTGCAACTGACACGGCGGCATTACCAGATACAGTCACTCATGCAGTCAGTAACTTACAGAGTGAAGAAACCAACTACGATTATATCTGCATACTGCAAGCAACCTCTCCTCTCCGTACTTCGGCAGACATCGATGGAGCACTCGCTAAGCTTGATGACACAGAGGCTGATTCGTGTCTTACTGTTTCCAAGTACGTTACTCCTCCACAATGGGCTGTGACAAGAGATGAGAACGGGTCCTTGTACGAGTTCTTCGACTTCGAAACACTTTGGACTGACGAACCAGACCGAAGCCAAGATATACCAGAACTCTACCATCCGAATGGTGCTGTGTTCGTAACCTCTATCGAGGCTTGGCGTAAGCACGAGTCATTCTACACACCACATACGGTTGGTTATGAGATGCCGCCAGAGCGATCCTTTGATGTCGACGAACCCTGGGAACTCAAACTCGTCCGCAGTCTTCTCGAGTAGCAAACCAACTCCTAAGTAACGGCATTAATGTCGATGTGCACTGTTCCTTCTGTATGAGCAGTACTCGACGGAAAATTCTCGTCCTGACAGGAACCAGAGCCGAATATGGCCTTTTGAGGTCTTCAATGGAAGCAATACAGAATCATGACGACCTCACCCTTTCCATCGTTGCGACAGGGATGCATCTTTCCCCTCAACACGGTATGACTGTAGAGAAAATCCGCGAAGACGGATTTTCGATCGATCGCGAGGTACTGATGCAACTCTCTGGGGATTCTGAAACTGCTATGGCAAAATCCCTAGGAATCGGTACTGCAAGCCTTGCAGATGCCTTTGAAAGCCTCGATCCAGATGTTGTGCTCCTGCTAGGTGACCGTGACGAAGCGCTTGCAGGGGCACTTGCTGCATCACATATGAACATTCCAGTCGCCCACGTTCATGGTGGCGATTCAGCTCACGGCGCGATGATTGATGAAAGCATTCGGCACGCAATCACAAAATTCTCCCATATTCACTTTCCAGCATCCGAGCGTAGCGCAGAACGGATCAAAAAGTTGGGCGAAGAATCGTGGCGAATAACGATCGCTGGTGCACCTGGTCTCGATGACATTCTGGCTGGGGAGTACGAAGATCCAGAATCGGTACTACAGAAGTACGACCTGGACCCGGATCGCCGATTGCTCATGGTCCTCCAGCATCCGGTGACGACGCAACCGGACGCGGCAGGCGAACAGATGGCAGCCACATTGGATGCTGTCGAGTCAACTGAAGCACAGGCCGTTATTATCTATCCTAATTCGGACGCAGGGAGCAATCAGATGATCGATGAGATCGAGTCGCGGTCATTCGGAGCTGATGTCCGAACGTTCAGGAACATGCCCCGAAAAGAATATCTCGGTCTAATGGCAGCAACAGACGTGATGGTCGGAAATTCCTCGAGCGGAATTATCGAGGCACCTTCGTTCGATTTGCCAGTAGTCGACATCGGTCCGCGCCAGCGAGGTCGAGAGCGGACACAAAATACATTTTCTGCTGAACACGAGTCCGAACAGATACGTGAGAAGATATACCAATGTCTCAACGAAGGGGTATTGGACGAAAATCAAGACAACCCGTACGATTATGGAGGTGCTGGATCCCGTATTTGTGAACGAATACGGACTATAAACATCGATGAGAACATCCTTCGAAAGAAGTTAACATTCGGAAGGTGGTTCTAAACGCTGAGTAGCATGGACTCGCTGGCTATTAGGGGATGCAATTAAAAGGGGCCTCAAGGAATAAAGACCGATATGACCGAAGATCCGCGTGATCGATTTGACGAATGGGAACAACCGGAGATCCGGGACGGCGAACTGACCGAGTATAATTGGGTTGTTCACAAGCCTGAGGGCTTGGAATTAGCTAAATACGTTGATATCGGTGCTTTCACTGTTATCAACGCACACGCAGGCATCCTCATCGAATCGGGGGTGCAAATAGGGCCTCACTGCGATATACACAGCAATTCTACAATCGATGGTGAGGAGGGCCCCATTGTAATTCGTGACGGAGCACGAATCGGATCTCATACCACTATTTTGCCTAATGTTGAAATTGGCGAGAACGCCTTAGTCGGATCGCACAGTCTTGTCTGCGAAGATGTACCACCAGGTGAGTTTGTAACAGGTGTTCCAGCGACTTTAAAAGAGTGAAACCGAACAAACTACCTATCTTGTATGGAATCACTCATCAAAGGAAATTGACGACTCCTGTATTGGACTCCCTTGCTCTATATCAATGAGGGTTTTGGCACCAATGACTGATTCAAATTTCCTAGGAGAGATTCCATCTGATGGCCGAATTACCTTTAGATCCGATTCCGACAAAGTTGTGCCAGCGTTAACATCTACGGCAGCATGAATACTTTTCCTTGCTGTTGAGCGATTTTCCATTTCGGCGGCAAGTGGCCGCTTCTCACCATCTCCAAGAGCAGTGGTTGCGACATCGACTTTGTCAATAGCCTCCTCTAACTCATCCGGCTCAAGGGATGTCTCATGGTCAGGGCCTGGTAGGGTGGAGTCAAGTGTGAAGTGCTTTTCAAGGATACAGGCACCAGCAGCTGTCGCTAATGCAGGTAGTTCAGTCAGCGTTGTGTGATCCGAATAGCCAACAGACACTTCCAATTCGTCTGACATTGATTGCATCGCACGAAGGTTCACGTCGCTTACTTCTGTGGGATATGATGAAGTGCAGTGAAGAAATACAATGTCTGCGCTCGGATTTTCGGCCTGAATTACAGTCTTAGCTGCCTTAATCTCCTCGAGCGTACCCATTCCAGTGCTTACGATCATTGGCAAACCGTGTCCCGCAACATGAGTAAGCAGCGGGTGATTATCTAGGTCACCAGAACCGATTTTGAACGCACTGACGCCGAGATCAGCCAGCATATCTGCACTCTGAATATCAAACGGTGTTGAAAGAAACGTGATGTTCTTTTTTGAACAGTAGTCGAGTAGCGTTCTATGTTCGTCCCTATTCAGCTCGTATCGGGTCAACATTTCATATTGATCTGTTTCACCGGTGGCTGATTCCTGATACGCTGCAGTTGACGTATCTTGAGCCACCAGCCGATCTGTGCTGAACGTCTGGAACTTCACCGCATCTGCACCAGCATCGGCCGCGACATCGATCAATTTCTTGGCTCTATCTAACGAGCCATTATGATTGACCCCCGCTTCAGCTATGAAAAACGGACTACGATTGGGACCGATAACAGTTCCATCAATTTCCATAGCTTATCTGAATTCCGAAGGTGCTTAGAGTTGACTCCCAGTTATTCCCTACAGGAAAGAACCAGTAACTTACTCTACTTGTGACTGGATTGTGTACAGTTCGGCGTATTCCCCGTCATTAGCAATAAGCTCTTCATGTTTGCCTGACTCAATGATCTCGCCTGCCTCTACTGTGTATATCCGATCTGCGTTTTTCACTGTTGATAGACGATGTGCGATACCTACCATTGCGTACTCTCGATCCATGTTCTCGATTGCTTCCTGTACTTGCTGTTCTAGATTCGAGTCGAGATCACTCGTTGCTTCATCTAATACGAGCAGATCGGCGTCTTTGAGCAACGCCCGTGCCAGTGCCACTCGCTGTTTTTGTCCACCGGACAATCGTACGCCATCGTCACCGAGTTGCGTTTCGTAGCCGTCTGGCATTTCGCCGAGGTATTCGTCAACCTTTGCGGTCTCACAGACTCGGTCCAGCTCCGCATCGGTCACGTCACGGTTTCCGATCGTCAGGTTGTACCGTAGCGTGTCATTGAAGATAAACGGATTCTGCCGCACGACTGCGATTTTTGAGCGCCACTTGTCGACATCCATCTCGTGTATCGACCGACCGTTCGCCCGGATTTCCCCCGAGTCGGGTTCGTACATCCGCGCAAGCAGCGAAATGATCGTTGATTTTCCCGCCCCAGATTGGCCGACGAAGCCGATAAACTCGCCTTTCTCGAGCTCAAACGAAATGCCCGAGAGAGCCTCGTCGTCTTGACCCTGGTACGAGAAGTGAAGATCGTCGACCTCGACGTGATCAATTTCGTCCGGCACAGGTTCGCTCGCCGTCTGGGGCTCTCGACTCGCCTCGAGTTCATCAATGAACCGCTGCGTCCGAACTAGATGCGGAAGGTTGTTCTCAACCTTATAGAGCAACTTGTTTACTTGGCTGGCCTTCGGTCCGAGGCGGAACATCGCAAAGAGGAACACACCAAGTGCGCTGAGTGACATGTCTGCAAACGCGATTGCGAGATAGATCAACAAGAAGACCGATACTGCAGTCAAGAGGTTGTAGAAGCTGTTGATTCCCTGTTCATTGCGTCGAAGCCTAATGCTTGACTGGGCGAAGTTGTTCACCGAAGTATAGAAATCATTATATAACTCTGATTTCAATCCAAAGAGTTTGGTATCTCGGATTCCTTGCGTTCCAGCCTGGGCGGCTTCTTGCAGATGTTCGTTTGCCTCTGCAACTTGATCCCCGAGTTCGTATCCGGGCTCAAGGACGTACCGAAAGAGGACCGAAAAACCACCGAGGAATACGCCCGCAAACAGCGTGAGAAATGGGGCAAGAACGAGTGCAACGATCAAGTACATTAGAGCCAAGAGCGCTTGTTCAAGCAATTGCACGACGTACGTAATCGTTCGCCCGGCGTACTCTGCTTGCGTTACAATCGCGTTCAGAATATCATCGGATCCTTCGCGATCAAAGTACTCAATCCGTGCGTCGAGCGCGTTATCGAAGGCCTGCTTCTGGATCTCGCGCGTATAGTCGATCACTAGCGCCTCTCGCATCCAGCGAACGAAAAACGTCATTGTCCAACGGATGGCTAACACAACGCTCACACCGGTGACCACGAGACCGAGAGTGAATGGAATCCCGAGGAAGTTGTAGGCCATCACGAACAGCTCCATCACTCCATCGGCCTCCGCGGCTGGATCACCGGGAGACTGGACGATCTCCACGATGGGCATGATGAAGCCCAGTCCGACACCTTCTAACAACGCAGCAAAGACGCCACCAAAAATAATTGCAATTACGAGCTTGGGGCGGTATTGCGCGACACGAACGAGTGCACGCAACTGCTCACGTCGACTTATCGTCTCCCCGTCAGTCATCGTATATGTGGTTCACGTAGCTGGTGTTATATCCGTTGGTCTCCAGGTATTGAGCAGAGCAGCCACTGGTGGATTGTGATCGTGTGCTGTTTTTGACGTCGAGGCGTATTTAAAATTCCACTTGTTGCTAACTGTCTGGCTCTTCAAGAGTACCAGTTTCCAACTCACCCTCGAGATACGAGCTACCGATCTCTGAAAGTGTGTAGAGGCCAGTTCCAACTGTTTTGAGAAGACCAGCGTTGGCAAGAGCTGAACACCGTTTCCCGACGTATTGTCGATCGTAGTCAATGTTCGCGGCAATCACTTTTGGGGTGGCCTGGATGGGATGATCCTCAAAGAAGAGCATAATTTCGTAGTCGACAGGAGCCATCCATGAGACCCGTTCAACCATCTGTTCACGATATCCTGTGAAGAGAGGAGAAAAAGACGCAGTATCCGGGCACAACTAAACACCATTTGAAGTTGTATAAAAACACCATTTGTAGTCAAGACTTATGTCAATGGAGTATATGATTTCTAGTACGGAAGCTACACGCAACTCTCTAGTGCTTTGGGTTGCAAAATTGCGGACCGGTGTTTGCCCCACCAGTCCGCGAACAGCCTCCGTAACCTCCCTACGGAAGCCATGTCAAACGACGAGACACGGGGTAATCAAAGCCCCGACAGACAGGACGCACCGATCGACCCGAACCAGCCCCTCCAGACGCACCTCGAGTACATCGACTCGATCACGCGCGCACTGCTCGCCAGGACGACCCCGCCGAACGCGAGCGCGGTCGACCACCTAGAGCCCGACCAGCGCCGTGAACTCCGCCGGCACCTCCGACAGATCAGAGCGGAGGCGAGCCGCGTCGGCCTGCTCGCGATCGGCCCCGAGGCGTCGATGCCCTACCGACCCGACACAGCGAACGTTCTCACGTACTCCGGGCCGGAAGCACTGCCTGACATCCCTGACGACCATTCGGCACCTGATCAGAGCATTGCAGAGGATCAGCCGAGCCACGACACTGCCGACGACCAGCCCAGTAACGCATCCGACGACACCCAACCCAGCAACACCTCCGACGACGACCACGACACCCGAGGTGAGCCCGATGAGTGACAACCCCACACTCGAGTCCCTCCACGAACGAATCGCAGCGTTGGAGTCTGAACTCGAGTGCAAGTCCAACCAAATCGCCGAACTGAAGCGTGACTGTGATCGGCTCGAAGCGCGTCTTGAATCGGCGAGTGAGGTAGAGTCAGGCGGTGAGTCCGATACTAGAACTGAGTCCGACACCGAACCCAAGTCCAAGCCCAAGCCAGCGTGCAACTGCACGTGCCAGTGCGACCCCCACACCGCGAAACTCGAGGCGGCCCTGAAGAAGGCCGCCACCAACAAGGCCCGCATCGAAGAACTCCAGGCGCGCGAACTCGAGAAGGGTGCCCATCTCGCCGCCGACCATATCGACCCACACGAGCTCGACGTCCCCGGCAACCAGCTCGAACAGATCACCAAGGACGACGGCCGGACCTACGTCCGCCTGCCCGAGAGCGCGGACCCGTTAGACGATGGTCACACGACACTCGCCTTCGGCGACCTGCTGCCGATCCAGCAACTCGCTAGAATGGACGCGGACAGACGCCGGGCAACGGCAAACGCTCTCCCCACCCGACTCGCCGCGCGACTCTGGCAGGCTCGCACCGACCCGCAGTTCGGCGACGACCCCTGGCAGGCCGGCTGTAAGGATGTCCGCGAGTACGTCACGGCAAGCGACCTGAAACACTGGATCCGCAGACAGGAACCTGGCACGAGCGAGAGCTACGCGAAGAAGCTCGTCTCCAGAACGATCGACGCCCTCCTCGACCTGTCGAAGCACCGGCTTGCAGTCCACCGGACCACCCAGCGCAAGAACGGACTCGAGTACACCGAGCGTCGGCTGGTGCTCCCGGCGGATGCGGACCTCCCCGGCGAGACCGTCAGCAGCGAGCCACCGGAGACAGCTGGCGTCCACGGCTAGGGCTGTCCACTCGGTGAAAGCCACTCCCAGAACACAGAGCGTACACCCAACGCACCAGACGCGCCCCTAGCGTACCAGACACTACCCACACGCCCCGAAGACCCAACACGCTACGCACACGCCCCAAAGCCCCCAACACGCCACGCACACGCCCCTAAACCACTACCACGTCACACACCCCCGACACACCACCACCAACCGCCCCACCGACTCGAGTCCAACCACGAACTAACTCGAGTCCAGCCAGCCACCAGGGTCGAGGAGCCGTGGGTCTCGTTACTCGAGTAGCTCGGTAGCTGAGCCAGGAGACACCCACCACAGCCACCACCGGTGAC
The DNA window shown above is from Natrialba magadii ATCC 43099 and carries:
- a CDS encoding DegT/DnrJ/EryC1/StrS family aminotransferase; protein product: MTLEANPIPLFKIDWDQSDISNAIESITRGSYWAKGPFVSEFESNLENVLNVKHALVVNSGTTALVAALKALEIGRGDEVIVPSFTFIATANAVRLVGAEPVFADIEADTYGLDPDHVRSQITDKTAAILPVHCYGTSCRIDKLCEIADKHNLYLLEDAAEALGAEYRGQKLGTFGDIGVLSFCQNKIVATGEGGAVITDDDDIAQRIRLYRSHGRVSENYFESASSGQYADVGTNIRMGDLPAAIGCSQLDRLPDLITGRQRVASQYTEKFENLEGVHPHTPMREATHVHQLYTIELGNTVNRSNVIETLADRNISSKVYWDPAVHGTSYYKESKETIPNLPVTEETSQQVLSLPMHPNLSSCEITRVVNAVKDAIQ
- a CDS encoding SDR family NAD(P)-dependent oxidoreductase: MTSLTGKRVLVTGGCGSIGSHLVHEVLSEDPEIIRVLDTDEEGLFKLQKSLGDDAPVRYLLGDIRDKNRLELAMENIDVVFHAAALKHVTLNEYNPFETVQTNVEGTQNVIQVALDEEVESFVAVSTDKASNPTSVMGATKLLSERLVIAANTYKGDRETRFGCVRFGNVLASSGSVVPLFMEQIRSGGPVTVTDPEMTRFIMPISEAAELVLDAHERMTSGEVFVLKMPALQIGTLAETMVEEYAPTYGHSVSSIEIDIIGARPGERVHEKLISADECSAARELEDMFVLLPQIDAPGYEAVNYTNAEHVNGEYTSVDAHLLSENEIIELIGSIDGLPK
- a CDS encoding acylneuraminate cytidylyltransferase family protein produces the protein MTCETLAIIPARGGSKRVPRKNVREVAGKPLIAHTIEHATSANRIDRTIVSTDDKEIAEVAKEYGADVPFMRPEKLATDTAALPDTVTHAVSNLQSEETNYDYICILQATSPLRTSADIDGALAKLDDTEADSCLTVSKYVTPPQWAVTRDENGSLYEFFDFETLWTDEPDRSQDIPELYHPNGAVFVTSIEAWRKHESFYTPHTVGYEMPPERSFDVDEPWELKLVRSLLE
- the neuC gene encoding UDP-N-acetylglucosamine 2-epimerase; translated protein: MSSTRRKILVLTGTRAEYGLLRSSMEAIQNHDDLTLSIVATGMHLSPQHGMTVEKIREDGFSIDREVLMQLSGDSETAMAKSLGIGTASLADAFESLDPDVVLLLGDRDEALAGALAASHMNIPVAHVHGGDSAHGAMIDESIRHAITKFSHIHFPASERSAERIKKLGEESWRITIAGAPGLDDILAGEYEDPESVLQKYDLDPDRRLLMVLQHPVTTQPDAAGEQMAATLDAVESTEAQAVIIYPNSDAGSNQMIDEIESRSFGADVRTFRNMPRKEYLGLMAATDVMVGNSSSGIIEAPSFDLPVVDIGPRQRGRERTQNTFSAEHESEQIREKIYQCLNEGVLDENQDNPYDYGGAGSRICERIRTINIDENILRKKLTFGRWF
- a CDS encoding acyltransferase, with the protein product MTEDPRDRFDEWEQPEIRDGELTEYNWVVHKPEGLELAKYVDIGAFTVINAHAGILIESGVQIGPHCDIHSNSTIDGEEGPIVIRDGARIGSHTTILPNVEIGENALVGSHSLVCEDVPPGEFVTGVPATLKE
- the neuB gene encoding N-acetylneuraminate synthase, which gives rise to MEIDGTVIGPNRSPFFIAEAGVNHNGSLDRAKKLIDVAADAGADAVKFQTFSTDRLVAQDTSTAAYQESATGETDQYEMLTRYELNRDEHRTLLDYCSKKNITFLSTPFDIQSADMLADLGVSAFKIGSGDLDNHPLLTHVAGHGLPMIVSTGMGTLEEIKAAKTVIQAENPSADIVFLHCTSSYPTEVSDVNLRAMQSMSDELEVSVGYSDHTTLTELPALATAAGACILEKHFTLDSTLPGPDHETSLEPDELEEAIDKVDVATTALGDGEKRPLAAEMENRSTARKSIHAAVDVNAGTTLSESDLKVIRPSDGISPRKFESVIGAKTLIDIEQGSPIQESSISFDE
- a CDS encoding ABC transporter ATP-binding protein, with translation MTDGETISRREQLRALVRVAQYRPKLVIAIIFGGVFAALLEGVGLGFIMPIVEIVQSPGDPAAEADGVMELFVMAYNFLGIPFTLGLVVTGVSVVLAIRWTMTFFVRWMREALVIDYTREIQKQAFDNALDARIEYFDREGSDDILNAIVTQAEYAGRTITYVVQLLEQALLALMYLIVALVLAPFLTLFAGVFLGGFSVLFRYVLEPGYELGDQVAEANEHLQEAAQAGTQGIRDTKLFGLKSELYNDFYTSVNNFAQSSIRLRRNEQGINSFYNLLTAVSVFLLIYLAIAFADMSLSALGVFLFAMFRLGPKASQVNKLLYKVENNLPHLVRTQRFIDELEASREPQTASEPVPDEIDHVEVDDLHFSYQGQDDEALSGISFELEKGEFIGFVGQSGAGKSTIISLLARMYEPDSGEIRANGRSIHEMDVDKWRSKIAVVRQNPFIFNDTLRYNLTIGNRDVTDAELDRVCETAKVDEYLGEMPDGYETQLGDDGVRLSGGQKQRVALARALLKDADLLVLDEATSDLDSNLEQQVQEAIENMDREYAMVGIAHRLSTVKNADRIYTVEAGEIIESGKHEELIANDGEYAELYTIQSQVE
- a CDS encoding MarR family transcriptional regulator, with the protein product MVERVSWMAPVDYEIMLFFEDHPIQATPKVIAANIDYDRQYVGKRCSALANAGLLKTVGTGLYTLSEIGSSYLEGELETGTLEEPDS